A single region of the Anas platyrhynchos isolate ZD024472 breed Pekin duck chromosome 6, IASCAAS_PekinDuck_T2T, whole genome shotgun sequence genome encodes:
- the PLA2G12B gene encoding group XIIB secretory phospholipase A2-like protein, with product MRLLFEAAVLCLTLGLGHGTEDTTQENAAQQSSSTESYFPEWGIGAIRDSFETVNSYFDSFLELLGGKNGVCQYRCRYGKAPMPRPHYKPQEPNGCSSYFLGLKVPQSLDLGIPAMTKCCNQLDVCYDTCGANKYRCDAKFRWCLHSICSDLKRSLGFVSKVEACESVADTVFNAVWTLGCRPFMNSQRSACICSEEERDEL from the exons ATGCGGCTGCTTTTCGAGGCAGCGGTTCTGTGCCTGACCCTGGGCTTGGGGCACGGCACCGAGGACACGACGCAGGAGAACGCCGCCCAACAAAGCTCCTCCACGGAGTCGTACTTTCCAGAGTGGGGCATCGGGGCCATCCGGGACAGCTTCGAAACCGTTAACAGCTACTTTGACTCCTTCTTGGAACtgcttggggggaaaaatggcGTTTGTCAGTACAGATGTCGGTATG gGAAGGCTCCAATGCCGCGACCTCACTACAAGCCCCAGGAACCCAACGGCTGCAGCTCCTATTTTCTGGGGCTCAAGGTACCCCAAAGT ctAGATTTGGGCATCCCCGCCATGACCAAGTGCTGCAACCAGCTGGACGTTTGTTACGACACCTGCGGGGCCAACAAGTACCGCTGCGATGCCAAGTTCCGCTGGTGCCTCCACTCCATCTGCTCCGACCTCAAGCGCAGCCTGGGGTTCGTCTCCAAGGTGGAAG cTTGTGAATCCGTCGCAGACACGGTGTTCAATGCCGTCTGGACCCTGGGCTGCCGGCCCTTCATGAACAGCCAAAGGAGCGCCTGCATTTGCAGTGAGGAAGAACGAGATGAACTGTGA